The Streptomyces durmitorensis genome contains the following window.
GGAGTCACCGGCGACGACCCCGACCGCCATGGGCAGGAAGAAGGGAAGCGTCGCGGCGAGCGCCGTGAAGACCAGGAACAGGCCGTTGTTGGTGACCTGCGCGATGAACGCGGGCCCACCTCCCTCGCCGCCCCCGCCGACCGTCGAACCGTCGCTGGTCTCGATCTTGAGGGCGATGCCGACCAGGACCGGCACGGCGGCGAGCACACCGAGCAGGGCGAGGGTGCGCCAGCGGCGGAAGGTGATGCCCAGTTCGCTGCGGAAGAGCCCGAGCGTCCAGATCCGCCGCACTTCCCGTGCGTCGGGTACCTCCCGCGCGTCGCCCTTCCCGCTCACCTCACTTGTCCCGCGTACGTCATCGACCTCAGCCCGCGACATCGAATCCCTCCCCCGTCAGTGCCACGAACGCGTCCTCCAGCGAGGCCCGTTCGACGCCGAAGCCCCGCACCCGTACACCCGCGCCGACCAGGGCGGCGTTCAGCTCCGCGAGGTCCGTGCCGGTGTCCGCGCCGCTTCCCGCGCCCGGCGGCTCGCCCGTCACGCGGTCCTCCGCCACGACGAGATCCGTCACGCCGAGCTCCTTCAGGACGCGGACGGCGTCACCCGTGTCCGGGGTCGTCACGACCAGACGCCCCCGCGCACCGGCGGCCAGTTCGGCGACCGGGCCCTGGGTGATCAGGCGGCCCTGGGCCATCACCGCGGCGTGCGTGCAGACCTGCTCGATCTCGTCCAGGAGGTGCGAGGAGAGGAAGACGGTCGTGCCCTCCGAGGCCAACTCCCTGACCAGCGCCCGGATCTCGCGCATGCCCTGCGGATCGAGGCCGTTGGTCGGCTCGTCGAGCACGAGGAGCCTGCGCGGCTGGAGCAGCGCGGCCGCGAGGCCGAGGCGCTGCTTCATGCCGAGTGAGTACGCCTTCGCCTTCTTGCCGGCGGCGGCCGTGAGACCCACCCGGTCCAGGGCCGATTCGGCACGGGCGCGGCGGGTGCGCGGGTCGGCGGTCGGGTCGGCTGCGTCGTACCGCAGGAGGTTGTCGCGGCCGGAGAGGAAGCCGTAGAGAGCCGGGCCCTCGATGAGCGCGCCCACGTGCGGGAGCACGGTACGGGTGTCGCGCGGCATGGGGCGTCCCAGGACCGTGGCGTGGCCTGAAGTCGGCTCGATCAGGCCCATCAGCATCCGGATGGTGGTCGTCTTGCCGGAGCCGTTGGGGCCAAGGAAGCCGAAGACGCTTCCGGCGGGGACGGTGAGGCTGAGGCGGTCCACGGCAAGCTGCTTGCCGTAGCGCTTGGTGAGCGCGGAGGTCTCGATCACGCTTTGCGTCGGGCTGCCGTCTGTGCGGGGCACTTGTCCTCCCTCACCGGTGCGGCGGGCTCAGAGGTTGTCCCCCTGAGCCCGCCGCCTGTACGTCTTCTGCGAGTGCTTCGTGGCTTGTCGCGCAGTTCCCCGCGCCCCTTAAG
Protein-coding sequences here:
- a CDS encoding ABC transporter ATP-binding protein; amino-acid sequence: MPRTDGSPTQSVIETSALTKRYGKQLAVDRLSLTVPAGSVFGFLGPNGSGKTTTIRMLMGLIEPTSGHATVLGRPMPRDTRTVLPHVGALIEGPALYGFLSGRDNLLRYDAADPTADPRTRRARAESALDRVGLTAAAGKKAKAYSLGMKQRLGLAAALLQPRRLLVLDEPTNGLDPQGMREIRALVRELASEGTTVFLSSHLLDEIEQVCTHAAVMAQGRLITQGPVAELAAGARGRLVVTTPDTGDAVRVLKELGVTDLVVAEDRVTGEPPGAGSGADTGTDLAELNAALVGAGVRVRGFGVERASLEDAFVALTGEGFDVAG